The following are from one region of the Mesorhizobium sp. B4-1-4 genome:
- a CDS encoding TlyA family RNA methyltransferase yields MNSPLPASTRQRLDDLLVQRGLFASRSRARDAVERGTVTVDGAIARKPGQAVQPQCVISVDDPAQGYVSRAALKLIAGLDHFGLDPASREALDIGAATGGFTQVLLERGASHVTAIDVGHGQMHPDIAGDPRVTVIEGLNARDLTVADLAGRVPDFIVSDVSFISLKLALPPALAIAKSGAAAILLVKPQFEAGREAIGKGGLLKDPFDAARVAGLLQDWLDSIPGWRSLGLRPSPIEGGDGNREFLLGGIKDR; encoded by the coding sequence ATGAATTCGCCTTTGCCAGCCAGCACACGCCAGCGGCTCGACGACCTGCTCGTCCAGCGCGGCCTGTTTGCCAGCCGCTCTCGCGCCCGCGACGCGGTCGAGCGGGGCACGGTGACGGTTGACGGTGCCATTGCCCGCAAGCCTGGCCAGGCCGTTCAGCCGCAATGCGTCATATCGGTCGATGATCCGGCCCAGGGCTATGTCTCACGGGCGGCGCTGAAGTTGATCGCCGGGCTCGACCATTTCGGCCTCGACCCGGCCAGCCGGGAGGCGCTCGACATTGGCGCCGCGACCGGCGGTTTCACCCAGGTGCTGCTCGAACGCGGCGCGTCCCATGTCACGGCAATCGATGTCGGTCACGGCCAGATGCATCCCGACATCGCCGGGGATCCGCGCGTGACGGTGATCGAGGGGCTGAACGCCCGCGACCTGACAGTCGCGGATCTTGCTGGCCGTGTTCCGGATTTCATTGTTTCAGACGTTAGTTTCATCTCGCTGAAACTGGCGCTGCCGCCGGCGCTTGCCATTGCGAAGTCCGGTGCCGCCGCGATCCTTCTGGTCAAGCCGCAATTCGAGGCGGGTCGCGAGGCGATCGGCAAGGGCGGCCTGTTGAAAGACCCCTTCGATGCCGCCCGTGTCGCCGGCCTGTTACAGGATTGGCTCGACTCCATTCCAGGTTGGCGCTCGCTCGGCCTGCGTCCGTCGCCGATCGAAGGTGGCGACGGCAATCGCGAATTCCTGCTCGGTGGGATCAAGGATCGATGA
- a CDS encoding histidine phosphatase family protein encodes MYPLVYIVRHGQTAWNTEARLQGQADTDLNELGRQQATGNGNRLAGLVHKPEDFDFIASPMRRTRETMERIRVAMKLDPLAYRTDPDLVEVNFGDWQGFTFAELETRYPRAKKTRALDKWNFQPPGEGAESYQMLLERVKPRFDALDHNTICVTHGGVMRTLFRFVLEMPEDEAANLEIPHDRVLRLQGECLEWL; translated from the coding sequence ATGTACCCGCTGGTTTACATCGTGCGCCACGGCCAGACCGCGTGGAATACCGAGGCCCGGCTTCAGGGTCAGGCCGACACCGATCTCAATGAGCTCGGCCGCCAACAGGCCACCGGAAACGGGAATCGGTTGGCCGGCCTCGTCCACAAGCCGGAGGATTTCGATTTCATCGCCAGCCCGATGAGGCGGACGCGCGAAACGATGGAGCGCATCCGCGTCGCGATGAAGCTCGATCCGCTCGCCTATCGAACCGATCCCGATCTCGTTGAAGTCAATTTCGGCGATTGGCAGGGGTTCACCTTTGCCGAGCTCGAGACACGCTATCCCCGTGCGAAGAAGACTCGCGCTTTGGATAAATGGAACTTCCAGCCGCCCGGCGAAGGTGCCGAGAGCTACCAGATGCTGCTTGAACGGGTGAAGCCCCGATTCGACGCGCTCGACCACAACACGATCTGCGTGACGCATGGCGGCGTCATGCGGACCTTGTTTCGCTTCGTGCTTGAGATGCCCGAGGACGAGGCCGCGAACCTGGAGATACCGCACGATCGCGTGCTCCGGCTGCAGGGTGAATGCCTGGAGTGGCTGTAG
- a CDS encoding carbonic anhydrase produces MCSDCEGEGIRRRDFLKVGAGLVATGFGGAIWPARAAEGTATPLPPDEALAALKSGNERYVSHPELCSIDLAAQRNAVATHQAPWATVISCADSRVPPELIFGGHGVGELFVARNAGNLVDTATLGTVEYGAEVLGSPLIVVLAHTSCGAVKAACDVVTKNATYPGAIGPMIEPILPAAIAVRSEAGDFVDNTAKESARRTARRLAVSSKLLAGLTGTGKLKIVAAIYDLETGVVTYLE; encoded by the coding sequence ATGTGCAGCGACTGCGAGGGCGAAGGGATCCGCCGGAGGGATTTCCTCAAGGTCGGCGCGGGGCTCGTCGCGACCGGTTTTGGCGGAGCGATCTGGCCGGCGCGCGCGGCCGAGGGCACTGCGACGCCTCTGCCTCCCGATGAAGCGTTGGCCGCGTTGAAGTCCGGCAACGAACGCTATGTCAGCCATCCGGAACTCTGTTCGATTGACCTTGCCGCGCAGCGGAATGCTGTCGCTACACACCAGGCGCCTTGGGCCACGGTCATCAGTTGCGCCGACAGTCGCGTTCCGCCGGAGCTGATTTTCGGCGGCCACGGCGTTGGAGAACTGTTCGTCGCCCGGAATGCTGGCAACCTCGTCGACACCGCGACGCTCGGCACGGTCGAATATGGCGCGGAGGTACTCGGTTCGCCGTTGATCGTCGTCCTCGCGCACACAAGCTGCGGTGCGGTCAAGGCGGCTTGCGACGTGGTCACCAAGAACGCCACTTATCCGGGCGCGATCGGTCCGATGATCGAGCCGATCTTGCCGGCGGCAATCGCGGTGCGGAGCGAGGCGGGCGATTTTGTCGACAACACGGCTAAGGAGAGCGCAAGGCGGACCGCGAGGCGCCTTGCCGTTTCAAGCAAGCTCTTGGCCGGTCTCACCGGGACCGGGAAGCTGAAGATCGTCGCGGCGATCTACGATCTTGAAACGGGTGTGGTGACCTACCTCGAATGA
- a CDS encoding GFA family protein encodes MLIGTCHCGATRWTLEGDPGPVTACNCTLCRRYGTLWAYDYVNERIRVAGPMASYTRAGKDTPSLEILFCPTCACVLAWRGLRADASGRTRIAVNVRLAPPETVAELPIDHFDGLDTYEDLPRDGRCVRDMWF; translated from the coding sequence ATGCTGATCGGAACCTGCCACTGTGGCGCAACCCGCTGGACGCTGGAAGGCGATCCCGGCCCGGTGACAGCCTGCAACTGCACGCTTTGCCGCCGCTATGGCACGCTTTGGGCCTATGACTATGTCAACGAACGCATTCGCGTTGCGGGACCGATGGCCAGCTATACGCGGGCGGGAAAAGACACGCCGTCGCTTGAAATCCTGTTCTGCCCGACCTGCGCCTGTGTGCTTGCGTGGCGCGGCTTGCGCGCCGATGCCTCGGGCCGAACACGCATTGCCGTCAACGTCCGGCTGGCGCCGCCGGAAACTGTCGCCGAGTTGCCGATCGACCATTTCGATGGCCTCGACACTTACGAAGACCTGCCGCGTGACGGCCGTTGTGTTCGCGACATGTGGTTCTAG
- the aroC gene encoding chorismate synthase has translation MSHNTFGHLFRVTTWGESHGAALGCVVDGCPPGIRFTRDEIQAELDKRRPGQSRFVTQRREPDEVKVLSGFVLDEDGETMITTGTPVSMLIENVDQRSKDYGEIARQYRPGHADYTYDVKYGIRDYRGGGRSSARETAARVAAGALARKVVPGMVVRGALVSMGEKSIDRANWNWNFIGDPENPFFTPDPASIPVFTQYLDGIRKSGSSVGAVIEIVADGVPPGLGAPIYAKLDQDIASGLMSINAVKGVEIGNGFEAARITGEQNADEMRMGNDGKPVFLSNNAGGILGGISTGQAIVARFAVKPTSSILTPRKSIDKDGNDIEVMTKGRHDPCVGIRAVPIGEAMVACAIADHYLRHRGQTGQGIGSSSRQ, from the coding sequence ATGTCTCACAATACGTTCGGCCATCTTTTCCGCGTCACCACCTGGGGCGAAAGCCATGGCGCAGCGCTCGGCTGCGTGGTGGATGGCTGTCCGCCGGGTATCCGCTTCACGCGCGACGAAATCCAGGCCGAACTCGACAAGCGCCGGCCCGGCCAGTCGCGTTTCGTCACCCAGCGCCGTGAGCCCGACGAAGTGAAGGTGCTGTCCGGTTTCGTGCTCGACGAGGACGGCGAGACGATGATCACCACCGGCACGCCGGTTTCGATGCTGATCGAAAATGTCGACCAGCGCTCGAAGGACTATGGCGAGATTGCCCGCCAATACCGGCCGGGCCATGCCGACTACACCTATGACGTCAAATACGGCATACGCGACTATCGCGGCGGCGGCCGTTCCTCGGCCCGCGAGACCGCGGCGCGCGTGGCGGCCGGCGCACTCGCGCGTAAGGTGGTGCCGGGCATGGTGGTGCGCGGCGCGCTGGTGTCGATGGGCGAAAAGTCGATCGATCGCGCCAACTGGAACTGGAATTTTATTGGCGACCCGGAAAATCCGTTCTTCACCCCCGATCCAGCCTCTATTCCCGTTTTCACGCAGTATCTCGACGGCATCCGCAAATCGGGTTCCTCGGTCGGCGCGGTGATCGAGATCGTCGCCGATGGCGTCCCCCCAGGGCTCGGCGCGCCGATCTACGCCAAGCTCGACCAGGACATCGCCTCCGGGCTGATGTCGATCAACGCCGTCAAGGGCGTCGAGATTGGCAATGGCTTCGAAGCCGCCCGCATCACCGGCGAGCAGAATGCCGACGAGATGCGCATGGGCAACGACGGCAAGCCGGTCTTCCTGTCCAACAATGCCGGCGGCATCCTCGGCGGCATCTCGACCGGCCAGGCGATCGTCGCCCGTTTCGCCGTCAAGCCGACTTCGTCGATCCTGACGCCGCGAAAGTCGATCGACAAGGACGGCAATGACATCGAGGTGATGACCAAGGGCCGGCACGACCCATGCGTCGGCATCCGCGCCGTGCCGATCGGCGAGGCCATGGTTGCCTGCGCCATTGCCGATCATTATCTGCGCCATCGAGGACAGACAGGGCAGGGAATAGGCAGTAGCAGTAGGCAGTAG
- a CDS encoding DUF1344 domain-containing protein, with translation MRTLIGAVAAILLLSTAAFAGQTEGLIKKIDKDALTLTLDDGKSYKLNAETDLDSLKPGMDVVIAYDVTNGENVVTDMELPDTE, from the coding sequence ATGCGTACCCTGATTGGCGCTGTTGCCGCCATACTGCTGCTTTCCACCGCCGCTTTCGCCGGGCAGACCGAAGGCTTGATCAAGAAGATCGACAAGGACGCGCTGACCCTGACGCTGGATGACGGCAAATCCTATAAGCTGAACGCCGAGACCGATCTCGACTCGCTGAAGCCGGGCATGGACGTTGTCATTGCCTATGACGTGACCAATGGCGAGAACGTCGTCACCGACATGGAATTGCCGGACACCGAATAG
- the dxs gene encoding 1-deoxy-D-xylulose-5-phosphate synthase: MNATPHTPLLDKVRIPADLRALDESDLPQLASELRAELVDAVSHTGGHLGAGLGVVELTVALHYVFNTPDDRLIWDVGHQAYPHKILTGRRDRIRTLRQEGGLSGFTRRAESEYDPFGAAHSSTSISAGLGMAAARDLAGGRNNVIAVIGDGAMSAGMAYEAMNNAGALDARLIVILNDNDMSIAPPTGAMSAYLARLASGKAYVGLRDFGKKLTSYLGKRVDRAITRAVEHARGYVTGGTLFEELGFYHIGPIDGHNLEHLIPVLKNVRDNGEGPVLIHVVTQKGKGYAPAEAAADKYHGVNKFDVITGAQAKAPANAPAYTKVFAESLIQEAREDDRIVAVTAAMPTGTGLDLFGEVFPSRTFDVGIAEQHAVTFAAGLATEGYKPFAAIYSTFLQRAYDQVVHDVAIQKLPVRFPIDRAGFVGADGATHCGAFDTTFLASLPGFVVMAAADEAELRHMVRTASSYDDGPIAFRYPRGNGVGVDMPERGSVLELGKGRIVREGTKVALLSFGTRLQDCLAAAEELGAAGLSTTVADARFAKPLDEDLIRRLARSHEVLVTVEEGAIGGFASHVLQFLAHEGLLESGLKVRPLVLPDAFTDHAKPEKMYADAGLDAAGIVRTVFTALGHTVHAQRA, encoded by the coding sequence GTGAACGCAACGCCGCATACGCCGCTTCTTGACAAGGTCCGCATCCCGGCGGATTTGCGCGCGCTGGACGAGAGCGATCTGCCGCAACTGGCGTCCGAGCTTCGCGCCGAACTTGTCGATGCCGTATCCCACACCGGCGGCCATCTCGGCGCCGGCCTTGGGGTGGTCGAACTGACCGTGGCGCTGCATTATGTCTTCAACACGCCGGATGACCGGCTGATCTGGGATGTCGGCCACCAGGCCTACCCGCACAAGATTCTGACCGGCCGCCGCGACCGCATCCGCACCCTGCGCCAGGAAGGCGGCCTGTCCGGCTTCACCCGACGCGCCGAAAGCGAATACGATCCCTTCGGCGCCGCCCATTCCTCGACATCGATCTCGGCCGGCCTCGGCATGGCCGCCGCCCGCGACCTCGCCGGTGGCCGCAACAACGTCATCGCCGTCATTGGCGACGGCGCCATGTCGGCCGGCATGGCCTATGAGGCGATGAACAATGCCGGCGCGCTCGATGCCCGCCTTATCGTCATCCTCAACGACAACGACATGTCGATCGCGCCGCCGACCGGCGCCATGAGTGCCTATCTGGCGCGGCTCGCCTCGGGCAAGGCCTATGTCGGCCTGCGCGATTTCGGCAAGAAGCTGACCTCTTATCTGGGCAAGCGCGTCGATCGCGCCATCACCAGGGCGGTCGAGCATGCGCGCGGCTATGTCACCGGCGGCACGCTGTTCGAGGAACTCGGCTTCTATCACATCGGCCCGATCGACGGTCACAATCTCGAGCATCTGATCCCGGTGCTGAAGAACGTCCGCGACAATGGCGAAGGCCCGGTGCTGATCCATGTCGTGACCCAGAAGGGCAAGGGCTACGCACCCGCGGAAGCCGCCGCCGATAAGTATCATGGCGTCAACAAGTTCGACGTCATCACCGGCGCGCAGGCCAAGGCGCCGGCCAACGCACCTGCCTACACCAAAGTGTTCGCCGAAAGCCTGATTCAGGAGGCGCGCGAGGATGACCGCATCGTCGCCGTCACCGCCGCCATGCCGACCGGCACCGGGCTTGACCTGTTCGGCGAAGTGTTCCCGTCCAGGACGTTCGATGTCGGCATCGCAGAGCAGCATGCAGTGACCTTCGCGGCCGGTCTCGCAACCGAAGGCTACAAGCCGTTCGCGGCGATCTATTCGACCTTCCTGCAGCGCGCCTATGATCAGGTGGTCCACGACGTCGCGATCCAGAAACTGCCGGTGCGGTTCCCGATCGACCGTGCCGGCTTCGTCGGCGCCGATGGCGCCACCCATTGCGGCGCTTTCGACACCACCTTCCTGGCAAGCCTGCCGGGCTTTGTCGTGATGGCCGCCGCCGACGAAGCGGAGTTGCGCCACATGGTGCGCACCGCTTCCAGCTACGATGATGGCCCGATCGCCTTCCGCTATCCGCGCGGCAACGGCGTCGGCGTCGACATGCCGGAACGCGGCTCGGTTCTCGAACTTGGCAAAGGCCGCATCGTCAGGGAAGGCACCAAGGTGGCGCTGCTGTCGTTCGGCACGCGCTTGCAGGATTGCCTTGCCGCTGCCGAGGAGCTCGGCGCGGCCGGGCTTTCCACCACCGTTGCCGATGCCCGCTTCGCCAAGCCGCTCGATGAGGATCTGATCCGGCGGCTGGCCCGCTCGCATGAGGTTCTGGTGACGGTGGAGGAGGGCGCCATCGGCGGTTTCGCCAGCCACGTGCTGCAGTTCCTCGCCCATGAAGGGCTGTTGGAAAGCGGCCTGAAGGTGCGCCCGCTGGTGCTGCCCGACGCGTTCACCGACCATGCCAAACCGGAAAAGATGTATGCCGATGCCGGCCTTGACGCTGCCGGCATCGTGCGCACCGTATTCACGGCGCTCGGGCATACGGTGCACGCCCAGCGCGCCTGA
- a CDS encoding pirin family protein has product MSFFPGKDPEAGDAFASDQIELMVIPNAKDIGGFEVRRALPTAKRRLVGPFIFFDRMGPAILRAGQALDVRPHPHIGLSTVTYLFDGKIRHRDSLGTEMVIQPGDVNLMTAGRGIVHSERTPEELRGAPMSISGLQTWLALPDDKEEVAPVFENTAVLRLPEIDAEGVSGRVVIGDFQGLRSPVRADSETLYADLRLARGASVKIPPDAEERAIYTLEGEVSISGDVFPAERLLVFRPGDEIIVSSQTGAHFMLFGGASLGSKRYIWWNFVSSSKERIEQAKQEWKTGRFDIVPGDDKEFIPLPES; this is encoded by the coding sequence ATGAGCTTCTTCCCGGGGAAGGACCCTGAAGCCGGCGATGCCTTTGCCAGCGATCAGATCGAACTGATGGTCATCCCGAACGCCAAGGATATTGGCGGCTTCGAGGTGCGCCGAGCCTTGCCAACCGCCAAGAGGCGTCTGGTCGGCCCATTCATCTTCTTCGACCGCATGGGGCCGGCGATCCTGCGCGCCGGCCAGGCGCTCGATGTCCGTCCCCATCCCCATATCGGCCTGTCGACGGTCACCTATCTGTTTGACGGCAAGATCCGGCATCGCGATTCGTTGGGCACCGAAATGGTCATCCAGCCCGGCGATGTGAACCTGATGACCGCCGGCCGCGGCATCGTGCATTCCGAGCGCACGCCGGAGGAATTGCGCGGCGCGCCAATGTCGATTTCGGGCCTGCAGACATGGCTTGCCTTGCCAGACGACAAGGAGGAAGTGGCGCCGGTGTTCGAGAACACGGCTGTCTTGCGCCTTCCCGAGATCGATGCCGAAGGCGTCAGCGGCCGCGTTGTCATCGGTGATTTCCAGGGCCTGCGCTCCCCTGTTAGGGCCGATTCCGAAACGCTCTACGCCGACCTGCGCCTGGCGCGGGGCGCCAGCGTGAAAATCCCGCCCGACGCGGAAGAACGCGCCATCTATACGCTGGAAGGCGAGGTTTCGATTTCGGGCGATGTGTTTCCGGCGGAGCGGCTGCTGGTGTTCCGGCCTGGTGACGAGATCATCGTATCGTCGCAAACCGGTGCGCATTTCATGCTTTTCGGCGGCGCTTCGCTTGGCTCGAAGCGCTACATCTGGTGGAATTTCGTCTCCTCGTCCAAGGAGCGCATCGAACAGGCCAAGCAGGAATGGAAGACAGGCCGCTTCGATATCGTTCCAGGAGATGACAAGGAATTCATCCCGCTGCCCGAGAGCTGA
- a CDS encoding exodeoxyribonuclease VII small subunit has translation MAGETNEDVKAMSFEQALDALEKIVDDLERGDVPLDQSIRIYERGEALKAHCDRLLKAAEDKVEKIRLSRDGKPVGTEPLDAD, from the coding sequence ATGGCTGGTGAGACCAATGAAGACGTCAAGGCGATGAGCTTCGAGCAGGCACTCGATGCGCTGGAGAAGATCGTCGATGACCTGGAGCGTGGCGACGTGCCGCTCGATCAGTCAATCCGGATCTATGAACGCGGTGAGGCGCTGAAGGCGCATTGCGACCGGTTGCTGAAGGCTGCGGAGGACAAGGTCGAGAAGATCAGGCTGTCGCGCGACGGAAAGCCGGTTGGAACGGAACCGCTCGACGCGGACTGA
- the ribB gene encoding 3,4-dihydroxy-2-butanone-4-phosphate synthase — protein MPYDQKKIVEAIRAFERGEIVVVMDDDGRENEGDLIVAAVHCTPEKMAFIVRNTSGIVCTPMPREEAKRLNLAPMVADNDSAHTTAFTVSVDFKHGTTTGISADDRTLTVRNLANGNVGASDFVRPGHIFPLIAREGGVLMRSGHTEAAVDLCKLAGLPPIGVISELVNDDGTVKRGPQVAAFAEEHGLQQVSVADLIAYRQRKETLVERVACSEIDTLGGKAQVFTYTLPWDTMHHVAVVFGDIRDGEDVPVRLHSEDVVTDVFGTSHRLDGIMKAMGERKRGVIVYLREGSVGVAHQERKRPASGDREDHEEARRRENEWREIGLGAQILKDLGISSINLIASRERHYVGLEGFGIHIAKTEIL, from the coding sequence ATGCCTTACGACCAGAAGAAGATCGTCGAAGCCATTCGTGCCTTTGAACGCGGCGAGATCGTCGTCGTCATGGACGATGACGGGCGCGAGAACGAGGGCGACCTGATCGTTGCCGCCGTCCACTGCACGCCCGAGAAAATGGCCTTCATCGTGCGCAATACGTCGGGCATCGTCTGCACGCCGATGCCGCGCGAGGAAGCCAAGCGGCTCAATCTTGCGCCGATGGTGGCCGACAACGATTCAGCCCACACCACCGCCTTCACCGTCAGCGTCGATTTCAAGCACGGCACGACAACAGGCATTTCGGCCGACGACCGCACGCTGACCGTGCGCAACCTCGCCAACGGCAATGTCGGCGCCTCCGACTTCGTCCGTCCCGGCCACATCTTCCCGCTGATCGCGCGCGAAGGCGGCGTGCTGATGCGTTCGGGCCATACCGAGGCGGCGGTCGATCTGTGCAAACTCGCCGGCCTGCCGCCGATCGGTGTCATTTCGGAACTAGTCAATGACGACGGCACCGTCAAGCGCGGCCCACAGGTCGCGGCCTTCGCCGAGGAGCATGGCCTCCAGCAGGTTTCGGTCGCCGATCTCATCGCCTACCGGCAACGCAAGGAAACGCTGGTCGAACGCGTGGCTTGCTCGGAGATCGACACGCTCGGCGGCAAGGCGCAGGTCTTCACCTATACGTTGCCCTGGGACACGATGCATCATGTCGCGGTGGTCTTCGGCGATATCCGCGACGGCGAGGACGTTCCGGTGCGGTTGCATTCCGAAGACGTGGTGACCGACGTCTTCGGCACCAGCCATCGGCTCGACGGCATCATGAAGGCGATGGGCGAGCGTAAGCGCGGTGTCATCGTCTATCTGCGCGAAGGCTCGGTTGGCGTCGCCCACCAGGAGCGCAAGCGCCCGGCGTCGGGCGACCGCGAGGATCACGAAGAGGCGCGCCGGCGCGAAAACGAATGGCGCGAAATTGGCCTCGGTGCGCAGATCCTGAAGGATCTCGGCATTTCCTCGATCAACCTGATCGCCTCGCGCGAGCGCCATTATGTCGGCTTGGAAGGTTTTGGCATCCATATCGCCAAGACCGAGATTCTGTAG
- the fabI gene encoding enoyl-ACP reductase FabI, with the protein MAGGQGLMAGKRGLILGVANNRSIAFGIAKACADHGAEIALTYQGEAFKKRVEPLAAELGAYVAGHCDVTDPASLDEVFANVAKHWGKLDFLVHAIAFSDKDELTGRYVETTRDNFLRTMDISVFSFTTIAKRAEALMTEGGSLLTLTYYGAEKVMPHYNVMGVAKAALEASVRYLAVDLGAKKIRVNAISAGPIKTLAASGIGDFRYILKWNEYNSPLKQTVTQEEVGDSGVYFLSDLSRGVTGEVHHVDSGYHVVGMKAVDAPDISTVKE; encoded by the coding sequence ATGGCGGGTGGACAGGGCCTGATGGCCGGCAAGCGCGGCCTGATTCTGGGCGTCGCGAACAACAGGTCGATCGCTTTCGGCATCGCCAAGGCATGCGCCGACCATGGCGCCGAGATCGCGCTGACCTATCAGGGCGAGGCGTTCAAAAAGCGTGTCGAACCGTTGGCGGCGGAACTGGGCGCCTATGTGGCCGGCCATTGCGATGTCACCGATCCGGCCAGCCTCGACGAGGTCTTCGCCAATGTCGCCAAGCATTGGGGCAAGCTCGACTTTCTCGTCCACGCGATCGCATTCTCCGATAAGGACGAACTCACCGGCCGCTATGTCGAGACGACGCGCGACAACTTCCTGCGCACCATGGACATTTCGGTGTTTTCCTTCACCACCATCGCCAAGCGCGCCGAGGCGCTGATGACCGAGGGCGGTTCACTGCTGACGCTCACCTATTATGGCGCCGAGAAGGTGATGCCGCACTACAATGTCATGGGCGTTGCCAAGGCCGCGCTCGAGGCCAGCGTGCGTTACCTTGCCGTCGATCTCGGCGCCAAGAAGATCCGCGTCAACGCAATCTCGGCCGGCCCGATCAAGACGCTGGCCGCATCCGGCATCGGCGACTTCCGCTACATCCTGAAGTGGAACGAATACAATTCACCACTGAAGCAGACGGTCACGCAGGAAGAGGTCGGCGATTCCGGCGTCTATTTCCTGTCCGACCTGTCGCGTGGCGTGACCGGCGAAGTGCATCACGTCGATTCCGGCTATCACGTGGTCGGCATGAAGGCGGTCGACGCGCCTGATATTTCGACGGTCAAGGAATAG
- a CDS encoding DUF2277 domain-containing protein: protein MCRNIKTLFNFDPPATNDEVRDAALQFVRKLSGTTRPSKQNQHAFDHAVEAIAASARELLDSLETNQHPRNREEVAARLRAKAALRFA from the coding sequence ATGTGCAGAAACATCAAGACCCTGTTCAATTTTGACCCGCCGGCAACCAACGATGAAGTTCGCGACGCGGCACTTCAATTTGTCCGCAAGCTGAGCGGGACGACGCGTCCTTCGAAGCAGAACCAGCATGCGTTCGACCATGCGGTGGAGGCCATCGCGGCATCGGCGCGGGAACTGCTCGATTCCCTCGAAACAAACCAGCATCCGCGTAACCGCGAAGAGGTGGCGGCCAGACTTCGGGCAAAGGCGGCGCTCCGTTTTGCCTGA
- a CDS encoding histone deacetylase family protein: MATRLYTHPIFLEHITPPGHPERPDRLRAIERVLDDEAFAALERVKAPEGDEATILYAHPADFVARVRAAIPEEGIARVDADTTASPKSWQAVITAIGAANAAVDDVFTGRADNAFVAARPPGHHAEKTTAMGFCFFNTAAIAARYAQRKHGAERVAVVDWDVHHGNGTQDIFWDDPSVLYCSTHQMPLYPGTGAKNETGAGNIVNAPLAPQTGSEVFRDAFLSRILPALDKFAPDLIIISAGFDAHHRDPLAEINLTEDDFDWATGQLMQRAARHGDNRLVSLLEGGYDLQGLAFSVAAHVARLMKG; the protein is encoded by the coding sequence ATGGCCACCCGTCTCTACACGCACCCTATCTTCCTTGAACACATCACGCCGCCCGGCCACCCCGAACGGCCGGACCGCTTGCGCGCTATCGAGCGCGTGCTCGACGACGAAGCCTTTGCCGCGCTCGAACGGGTCAAGGCGCCGGAAGGAGATGAAGCCACTATCCTCTATGCGCATCCGGCCGATTTCGTCGCGCGTGTGCGCGCCGCCATCCCCGAAGAGGGCATCGCCCGCGTCGATGCCGACACCACCGCCAGTCCGAAGAGCTGGCAGGCGGTGATCACCGCGATCGGTGCCGCCAATGCGGCCGTCGACGACGTCTTCACTGGCCGGGCCGACAATGCCTTCGTCGCAGCACGGCCGCCCGGCCATCATGCCGAGAAAACCACCGCCATGGGTTTCTGTTTCTTCAACACGGCGGCGATCGCGGCCCGCTATGCGCAGAGGAAGCATGGCGCCGAGCGGGTCGCCGTCGTCGATTGGGACGTGCATCACGGCAACGGCACACAGGATATTTTCTGGGACGATCCTTCGGTGCTCTATTGCTCGACGCATCAGATGCCGCTCTATCCCGGCACCGGCGCGAAGAACGAAACCGGCGCTGGCAACATCGTCAACGCGCCTCTGGCGCCGCAGACTGGCAGCGAGGTGTTTCGCGATGCCTTCCTGTCGCGGATCCTGCCGGCGCTCGACAAATTCGCGCCCGATCTGATCATCATTTCGGCCGGCTTCGACGCGCACCACCGCGACCCGCTGGCCGAGATCAATCTGACCGAGGATGATTTCGACTGGGCGACGGGCCAGCTGATGCAACGCGCCGCGCGTCACGGCGACAACCGGCTCGTCAGCCTGCTCGAGGGCGGCTACGATCTGCAGGGATTGGCATTTTCGGTCGCGGCCCATGTCGCGCGGCTGATGAAAGGATGA